A genomic window from Sulfurimonas sp. hsl 1-7 includes:
- a CDS encoding protein adenylyltransferase SelO, with protein sequence MKFSDLKLTTPYLELPELFYHLVEPMPLKKPYLIAASQSCGELLGIDEDLSDDEKLVQIVNGNEKLAGSKTFAMCYAGHQFGYFVPRLGDGRAINLGKVNGQNLQLKGSGLTRYSREGDGRAVKRSSIREFLMSEAMYGLGIATSRALALIGSDTDVARERLEKGAMVLRVSPTWIRFGTFEYFKTRREYEKLQLLADYVIEESFPELQGQEDRYFKMFSQIVENSAKTVARWQSVGFNHGVMNTDNMSIDGRTIDYGPYAMLDDYEVNYICNHTDVEGRYSFKNQPSIMQWNLSVLANALSPMVNIIKMSKLVEKDFISIYESEYLELMKNKMGLFEEDENDVPFIRWMLGSLESSVVDYSRFFRTLSHYSGDKAELLALCEYETPLQEWLEAYDERVQKEQLSQAERSKKMLQTNPKFVLKNHLLQKAIEKEEEGDFTMIEDLLKVVLDPFSEHEALEYLNIPTPPRSKNLKLSCSS encoded by the coding sequence ATGAAATTTTCTGATTTAAAATTAACAACACCGTATTTAGAACTTCCTGAGTTGTTCTATCATCTTGTTGAACCAATGCCGCTAAAAAAACCGTATCTAATTGCCGCGTCGCAAAGTTGTGGAGAGCTTTTAGGTATCGATGAGGATCTCAGCGATGATGAGAAACTTGTGCAGATTGTCAACGGAAATGAAAAACTTGCAGGTTCAAAAACTTTTGCAATGTGTTACGCCGGGCATCAGTTTGGTTACTTTGTTCCGCGTCTGGGGGATGGAAGAGCTATTAACCTCGGTAAAGTGAACGGACAAAACCTTCAACTTAAAGGCTCCGGGCTTACACGCTATTCTAGAGAGGGTGACGGCAGGGCAGTGAAGCGTTCTAGTATTAGAGAGTTCTTAATGAGCGAAGCGATGTATGGTTTAGGCATAGCTACTTCGCGAGCTTTAGCTTTGATTGGAAGCGATACGGATGTAGCACGTGAACGGTTGGAAAAGGGTGCTATGGTTTTACGGGTATCACCTACGTGGATCCGTTTTGGAACTTTTGAGTATTTTAAAACAAGAAGAGAGTACGAGAAACTGCAACTCTTGGCCGATTATGTGATCGAAGAATCATTCCCCGAGTTGCAAGGTCAAGAGGACAGATACTTTAAGATGTTCTCACAGATTGTAGAGAATAGTGCAAAGACAGTAGCACGCTGGCAGAGTGTAGGTTTTAACCACGGTGTTATGAATACAGACAATATGTCGATAGACGGTCGTACTATTGATTATGGTCCCTATGCGATGTTGGATGACTACGAGGTGAACTATATCTGTAACCATACAGATGTAGAGGGGCGTTACTCATTTAAAAATCAACCCAGCATCATGCAGTGGAATCTTTCGGTTTTAGCAAACGCACTCTCCCCTATGGTAAATATTATAAAGATGAGCAAGCTTGTGGAGAAAGATTTTATCTCTATCTATGAGAGTGAGTATCTTGAGCTGATGAAAAACAAGATGGGACTCTTTGAAGAGGATGAAAATGATGTCCCTTTTATACGATGGATGCTTGGAAGTTTAGAAAGCAGTGTTGTTGATTACAGTCGCTTCTTTAGAACACTTTCACATTATAGTGGAGATAAAGCTGAACTCTTAGCACTATGTGAATATGAAACACCTTTACAGGAGTGGCTTGAGGCTTACGATGAAAGAGTTCAAAAAGAACAACTCTCACAAGCAGAACGTTCCAAAAAGATGTTGCAGACAAATCCAAAGTTTGTACTGAAAAACCATCTTTTACAAAAAGCGATTGAAAAAGAGGAGGAGGGGGACTTTACAATGATCGAAGATCTTTTAAAAGTGGTGCTCGATCCCTTTAGTGAGCATGAGGCGTTGGAGTACTTAAATATTCCAACACCGCCCAGAAGTAAAAACTTGAAGCTGAGTTGCTCATCATAG
- a CDS encoding nitroreductase family protein — translation MNKNLQTVLHYHETTKHNQHRYARSLGYMDWASQPNPFREYKGTKKIQLPLALEHTTPPYHLLYTSDVPRAPLCKESISQLLQFSMAIAAWKSAGAEKWAVRCNASSGNLHPTESYLILPPVLTEKAIVSHYAPKDHQLEILSELESSFFNSLPEGSFILALSSISWREVWKYGERAFRYVQLDVGHAWQSIVASAAMLGWSVQKLDEISDADLSKILGLNQSERFFEMELPDMFLLITPEKNSTAVNLDKLYEELPLKYEGIANKLSPTMQEWEIIPAIEEATQATPLKQESVAHRTHLKEPTKESKEVVLQRRSIHVMDKELSWISKEQFFTIIKSVTGSLDGRKNAVHPVLMLHRVKDMQQGLYILVRNEDDLQTLKSSMKAEFLWKETELENLYLLQEGDFTFAAKNISCSQDIASDGAFTLGMLTRFSSELQNFGAHRYKELYWECGAIGQQLYLEATSLNLSGTGIGCFLDDMFHSLIGLQDNRFQTFYHFTVGKGFVDSRIMSLPAYGERK, via the coding sequence ATGAATAAAAATTTACAAACGGTACTCCACTATCACGAAACGACAAAACATAATCAACACAGATATGCCCGATCTCTCGGATATATGGACTGGGCCTCGCAGCCAAACCCTTTTCGGGAATACAAAGGGACGAAAAAAATTCAACTCCCCTTGGCGCTTGAGCATACTACGCCCCCTTACCATCTTTTATATACATCAGATGTTCCCCGGGCACCTTTGTGCAAAGAGTCAATCTCACAACTATTGCAATTTTCCATGGCAATTGCAGCTTGGAAATCTGCCGGAGCAGAAAAATGGGCAGTACGTTGTAACGCTTCAAGCGGAAACTTACACCCGACAGAGTCTTACTTGATCTTACCGCCTGTTTTAACTGAGAAAGCAATTGTCTCCCACTATGCTCCAAAAGATCATCAGCTTGAAATCCTTAGTGAACTTGAGAGCTCTTTTTTTAACTCACTACCAGAAGGAAGCTTTATACTCGCACTCTCTAGTATCTCTTGGAGAGAGGTATGGAAGTACGGCGAGCGTGCCTTTCGTTATGTGCAGCTCGATGTCGGACATGCTTGGCAAAGCATAGTTGCCTCTGCGGCCATGCTTGGATGGAGTGTTCAAAAACTAGATGAGATTAGTGATGCTGATCTCTCAAAAATATTAGGTCTGAATCAAAGTGAGCGTTTCTTTGAAATGGAACTGCCCGATATGTTTTTGCTGATTACACCAGAGAAAAACTCAACTGCTGTAAACCTAGATAAGCTCTATGAAGAACTTCCATTAAAATATGAGGGGATAGCAAATAAACTCAGCCCTACTATGCAAGAGTGGGAGATCATCCCTGCCATTGAAGAAGCTACACAAGCAACACCGCTAAAACAAGAAAGCGTTGCACACAGAACTCATCTCAAAGAGCCTACAAAAGAATCTAAAGAGGTAGTACTGCAAAGAAGAAGTATCCATGTTATGGATAAAGAGCTCTCATGGATCTCAAAAGAGCAGTTTTTTACAATCATCAAAAGTGTAACGGGCTCTCTCGATGGTAGAAAAAATGCAGTCCATCCTGTGTTAATGCTCCATCGTGTTAAAGATATGCAGCAAGGTCTCTATATATTGGTAAGAAACGAAGATGATCTCCAAACGCTAAAATCTTCAATGAAAGCGGAATTTCTTTGGAAAGAGACGGAGCTTGAAAATCTCTATCTACTCCAAGAGGGAGATTTTACCTTTGCGGCTAAAAATATCTCCTGTTCCCAAGATATTGCCAGTGACGGTGCTTTTACACTAGGGATGCTGACACGTTTTTCAAGTGAACTGCAAAACTTTGGAGCGCATAGATATAAAGAGTTGTACTGGGAGTGTGGAGCGATTGGGCAACAGCTTTATCTTGAGGCCACATCTTTAAATCTCAGCGGAACCGGAATCGGATGTTTTTTAGATGATATGTTTCACTCTCTTATAGGATTGCAAGATAACAGATTTCAGACATTCTACCATTTTACGGTCGGAAAAGGTTTTGTAGATAGTCGAATAATGTCACTTCCGGCATATGGAGAACGTAAATGA
- the tkt gene encoding transketolase has translation MSDNVMRKKMADSIRFLAADMVQAANSGHPGAPMGLADVAVVLSEHLNHNPKNPSWLNRDRLVFSGGHATGLIYSLYYLWGYGLEIEDLKNFRQLDSKTPGHPEYGHTAGIEITTGPLGQGIANAVGFSMASKFMAAQVNSDTADLIDHNVYCLCGDGDLEEGISYEACSIAGHNKLDNLIVIYDSNCITIEGCTDLSISENIRGRFESQGWEVLECDGHSFDSIDIAITAAKASTKPAIIIANTTIAKGAGELEGSHHSHGAPLGDDVIAQAKKEAGFDPEKKFFVDEDVMARFRCAIEKGDLLEREWIHRQKTMPLLEQNEVLSSLEYPDFSRIEYPVFDKADATRSTNGKIMNAIAKAIPSFLGGSADLSPSNKTDLKDMGVFPKGRNIYFGIREHAMASITNAIALYGPLMPFSATFFVFSDYLKPSARIAALSGIQQFFIWTHDSIGVGEDGPTHQPIEHLSQFRSLPNFYVWRPADGAENVEAWKKALEMTKSPSAFVCSRQNLSVLPAAVKGEASRGGYLLASDADATVTLMASGSEVQLALDVKAKLNEQGEKVNVVSVPCYDLFIEQEKSYIDEVIAPETKKVAIEAARGLEWYRLADEVIGMDSFGASAPADQLFEKFGFSVDSVIAKIK, from the coding sequence ATGAGCGATAATGTAATGCGCAAAAAGATGGCGGACTCTATAAGATTTTTAGCGGCAGATATGGTACAAGCTGCAAACTCAGGTCACCCGGGTGCACCTATGGGACTTGCAGATGTTGCTGTAGTATTAAGTGAACACTTAAATCACAATCCAAAAAATCCATCTTGGTTAAACCGTGATAGATTAGTATTCTCAGGTGGACACGCTACTGGTCTTATCTATTCACTTTATTACCTTTGGGGATACGGTTTAGAGATTGAAGATCTTAAAAACTTCCGTCAGTTAGATTCTAAAACTCCAGGTCACCCTGAATATGGTCACACGGCAGGTATTGAGATCACAACAGGTCCACTTGGCCAGGGTATTGCAAATGCTGTTGGTTTCTCAATGGCTAGTAAGTTTATGGCTGCACAAGTAAACAGCGATACGGCAGATTTAATTGATCACAATGTATATTGTTTATGTGGAGACGGTGACTTAGAAGAGGGTATCTCTTATGAAGCGTGTTCAATTGCCGGACATAACAAGCTTGATAATCTAATCGTTATTTACGATTCTAACTGCATCACTATTGAAGGGTGTACAGATCTAAGTATCTCTGAAAATATCCGCGGAAGATTTGAATCTCAAGGTTGGGAAGTTTTAGAGTGTGATGGACATAGCTTTGACTCGATCGATATTGCGATCACAGCTGCAAAAGCTTCAACAAAACCGGCTATCATCATTGCAAATACAACTATCGCTAAAGGTGCGGGTGAGTTAGAGGGAAGCCACCACTCTCACGGTGCTCCACTTGGTGATGATGTAATTGCCCAGGCAAAAAAAGAAGCAGGTTTTGATCCTGAGAAAAAATTCTTTGTTGACGAAGATGTAATGGCAAGATTCAGATGTGCGATTGAAAAAGGTGACTTACTAGAGCGCGAGTGGATCCACAGACAAAAAACAATGCCTCTTTTAGAGCAAAATGAAGTGCTTTCATCGTTAGAGTACCCTGACTTTTCTCGTATTGAGTACCCAGTATTTGATAAAGCAGATGCTACTAGAAGCACAAACGGTAAGATCATGAATGCTATCGCTAAAGCGATTCCAAGCTTCTTAGGCGGTAGTGCGGACTTAAGCCCGTCAAACAAAACAGACCTTAAAGATATGGGTGTATTTCCAAAGGGAAGAAACATCTACTTCGGTATTCGTGAACACGCTATGGCTTCGATCACAAACGCTATTGCACTATACGGTCCTTTAATGCCGTTTAGTGCAACATTCTTTGTATTCTCGGATTACCTAAAACCATCGGCTCGTATCGCGGCACTTAGTGGGATCCAGCAGTTCTTTATCTGGACACACGACTCTATCGGTGTTGGTGAAGACGGTCCGACACACCAGCCGATCGAACACCTTTCACAATTTCGTTCATTACCAAACTTCTATGTATGGCGTCCGGCTGACGGTGCAGAGAATGTTGAAGCTTGGAAAAAAGCTTTAGAGATGACAAAATCTCCTTCGGCATTTGTATGTTCACGTCAAAACCTTTCAGTACTTCCGGCAGCTGTAAAGGGTGAAGCGTCACGTGGTGGTTATCTACTTGCAAGTGATGCAGATGCTACTGTTACGTTAATGGCTTCAGGTAGTGAAGTACAACTTGCTCTTGATGTAAAAGCGAAACTAAATGAGCAAGGTGAGAAAGTAAATGTTGTATCTGTGCCTTGTTATGACCTTTTCATCGAACAGGAAAAATCTTACATCGATGAAGTGATTGCTCCAGAAACTAAAAAAGTTGCGATTGAAGCAGCTCGCGGTTTAGAGTGGTATCGTCTGGCTGATGAAGTTATCGGTATGGACAGCTTCGGTGCTTCAGCTCCTGCAGATCAACTTTTCGAGAAATTCGGTTTCTCAGTTGATTCTGTAATTGCAAAAATAAAATAA
- a CDS encoding polyprenyl synthetase family protein — protein sequence MQKFEAFLLDNLPTSASIHPVYEDALQEMLKAGGKRFRPALLLGVVKALNPLMLESARHAAYAIELLHTYSLIHDDLPAMDDSPLRRGKPTLHMVYDEVTAILVGDALNTYSFEVLSNAPFSDAMKVKLIRELSSNGGLNGMVLGQAIDCYFENKPLEIEDIKTLHTNKTAKLIAASMKMGAIICGDEELSEKLYEFGIKLGLLFQIQDDILDVTQSSEEAGKLTNNDEDKNSFVTILGLDEAMKEANVLAESLTLEMQSFDESLQSELSPILTKYINRHK from the coding sequence ATGCAAAAATTTGAAGCTTTTTTACTAGACAATTTACCGACATCAGCATCGATCCATCCCGTATATGAGGATGCTTTACAAGAGATGTTAAAAGCTGGTGGAAAGCGTTTTCGTCCGGCACTTTTGCTTGGTGTTGTAAAAGCTTTAAATCCGCTAATGTTAGAGAGTGCGAGACACGCTGCATATGCGATCGAATTACTGCATACGTACTCGCTTATCCATGATGATTTACCGGCTATGGATGACTCACCGCTTCGTCGCGGAAAGCCGACACTGCATATGGTTTATGATGAAGTGACTGCTATTTTAGTCGGGGATGCACTCAATACTTACTCATTTGAAGTACTTAGCAATGCACCTTTTAGCGATGCAATGAAAGTAAAACTAATTCGTGAGCTTTCAAGTAACGGCGGTCTTAACGGTATGGTTTTAGGACAAGCGATAGATTGTTATTTTGAAAACAAACCTTTAGAGATTGAAGATATTAAAACACTTCACACAAATAAAACAGCAAAACTAATAGCAGCTTCAATGAAAATGGGTGCTATTATTTGTGGAGATGAAGAACTTTCTGAAAAACTTTACGAGTTTGGTATTAAACTAGGACTTCTATTTCAGATCCAAGATGATATCTTAGATGTGACACAAAGTAGTGAAGAAGCAGGTAAGCTAACAAATAACGATGAAGATAAAAATAGTTTTGTAACTATTTTGGGATTAGATGAGGCGATGAAAGAGGCTAATGTTTTGGCTGAATCATTAACTCTAGAGATGCAAAGTTTTGATGAGAGTTTACAAAGTGAATTGTCACCAATACTTACTAAATACATAAACAGACACAAATAA
- a CDS encoding DUF7488 domain-containing protein, which translates to MLFRLFLLLNLLLLNLYACKNGYFSCVAKTKDSKTIQNDSLSIPIKGDKRLVYSKKIPNAKILKHDPFLNLYIIKDKKHFKYPFDINMRLQLGSAVVTDKTFKEGKVLKEQVGLNTLGTYSAKIKTPALITSSCCALEGILTPNGFIDKYYLNRFINAKSADYGDIGIRVQDAGKCIKVIASNPYLKNNPLKRGDCILAFDGKKVYSSAHLMRQILFSKVGSKHTIKIKRDGKVYTFNVVANKRTGGGEISDTFLEFRGIFFNKKLYIVGLNQYFKDYGMKLGDRLVQVNGVRVKNQDELREYIENFKDFSSLLFERNNFQFFVNIK; encoded by the coding sequence GTGCTTTTTCGCCTATTTCTTTTACTAAACCTTCTTTTATTAAACCTTTACGCTTGTAAAAACGGCTACTTCTCCTGCGTAGCAAAAACAAAAGATTCAAAAACAATCCAAAACGATTCTCTTTCTATCCCGATCAAGGGTGATAAACGACTTGTATATTCCAAAAAAATTCCTAATGCTAAAATTTTAAAACACGATCCTTTTTTAAACCTCTATATTATTAAAGACAAAAAACATTTCAAATACCCTTTTGATATCAATATGCGATTGCAGCTCGGCAGTGCAGTCGTGACAGATAAAACTTTTAAAGAGGGAAAAGTTCTTAAAGAACAAGTTGGACTTAATACTTTAGGAACTTACAGTGCAAAGATAAAAACCCCTGCACTTATCACAAGTTCATGTTGTGCGTTAGAGGGAATACTCACACCTAATGGTTTTATAGATAAGTACTATCTAAATAGATTTATTAATGCTAAATCAGCCGACTATGGAGATATTGGTATACGTGTTCAAGATGCGGGGAAATGCATAAAAGTTATTGCGAGTAACCCTTATCTGAAAAACAATCCACTTAAACGTGGAGATTGTATTTTGGCATTTGATGGCAAAAAAGTTTACTCATCGGCACATTTAATGAGACAAATACTTTTTAGTAAGGTTGGCTCTAAACATACGATCAAGATCAAAAGAGATGGGAAAGTTTATACCTTTAATGTTGTAGCAAATAAAAGAACAGGCGGTGGAGAGATAAGTGATACCTTCCTGGAGTTCCGCGGAATATTTTTTAATAAGAAACTTTACATCGTAGGTTTGAACCAGTATTTTAAAGATTACGGAATGAAGCTTGGTGATCGTCTTGTTCAGGTAAATGGCGTAAGAGTAAAAAACCAAGATGAACTTAGAGAGTATATAGAAAATTTTAAAGATTTCTCTTCTTTACTTTTTGAGAGAAATAATTTCCAATTTTTTGTAAATATTAAGTAG
- a CDS encoding YbaB/EbfC family nucleoid-associated protein, producing MFGNMGDLSEMLKGFEQQAQNLKDELAKKTFSVKSGGGMVELTLNGNGEVIDLNIDDELLSDKDSLQILLIGAINDANKMVQQNQQQSAMGMLGGMNPFGGSK from the coding sequence ATGTTCGGCAATATGGGTGATTTAAGTGAAATGTTAAAAGGGTTTGAGCAACAAGCACAAAACCTTAAAGATGAACTGGCAAAAAAAACTTTCTCTGTAAAATCTGGCGGGGGTATGGTAGAACTTACTCTTAACGGCAACGGAGAAGTGATAGACTTAAACATCGATGATGAACTATTAAGCGATAAAGACTCTTTACAAATTCTTCTTATTGGGGCTATCAATGATGCCAATAAGATGGTTCAACAAAACCAACAACAAAGTGCTATGGGCATGTTGGGTGGAATGAATCCGTTTGGTGGGAGTAAATAG
- the panD gene encoding aspartate 1-decarboxylase, which yields MQIEMLYSKIHRATVTDANLNYVGSITIDEELLEASKMRVGQKVEILNINNGERFSTYIILGERGKRDICLNGAAARKVHKGDKVIIVAYATYDEKELETYKPRVVLLNDENNIDEVVESI from the coding sequence ATGCAAATTGAAATGCTTTACAGCAAAATTCATCGTGCTACTGTTACAGATGCGAACTTAAACTATGTAGGTTCAATTACGATCGATGAGGAGCTTTTAGAAGCTTCAAAGATGAGAGTTGGACAAAAAGTTGAAATCTTAAACATCAACAACGGTGAGAGATTTTCAACGTACATCATTTTAGGTGAGCGCGGAAAACGTGACATCTGTTTAAATGGTGCAGCTGCAAGAAAAGTGCATAAGGGTGATAAAGTGATCATCGTTGCTTATGCTACTTATGATGAAAAAGAGCTTGAAACTTATAAGCCAAGAGTAGTTTTACTCAATGATGAAAATAATATCGACGAAGTTGTAGAGAGTATATAA
- a CDS encoding (2Fe-2S) ferredoxin domain-containing protein produces the protein MGIPQPAFYIFKCEQSAPPGMPKPSCVTPQTQDLFQYLAQSLMKQGVMGTVQPIRTSCMNRCQMGPVMLVEPGHTMYAGLTKEKIDRIIEEHILGGNVVEEYVIDKEMWDEPISPADMKKQMGM, from the coding sequence ATGGGTATCCCTCAACCAGCTTTTTATATCTTCAAATGTGAGCAGTCAGCTCCTCCAGGTATGCCAAAGCCATCATGTGTAACACCACAAACTCAAGACCTTTTCCAGTATCTTGCACAAAGTTTAATGAAACAGGGTGTAATGGGTACAGTTCAACCAATCAGAACATCTTGTATGAACAGATGTCAAATGGGTCCTGTTATGTTAGTAGAGCCGGGTCATACAATGTATGCAGGATTAACTAAAGAAAAAATTGATAGAATTATTGAAGAGCATATCTTAGGCGGCAACGTTGTTGAAGAGTATGTAATCGATAAAGAGATGTGGGATGAGCCAATCTCTCCTGCAGACATGAAAAAACAAATGGGAATGTAA
- a CDS encoding outer membrane protein gives MQERLKLKKLLLFFTLLSTLYGEAKIYVGANVAYQYEIFTTTKKKAFNTTQNVNLKIGYGDINAYAVEFSVDYAKNDSNIVSPNDGDKYGFNVELLKAFNFDLFFNPFVKVGIGAGSMDVERSLQTSVTYGSFNFGGGVFIPINEHVDIEIGYLYKTITYEKFNLLDELQDISSDQQNSYLGVNFRF, from the coding sequence ATGCAGGAAAGATTAAAATTGAAAAAACTTTTACTATTTTTTACCCTACTTTCTACACTTTACGGTGAGGCAAAAATTTATGTAGGTGCAAATGTCGCTTACCAATATGAAATTTTTACAACTACTAAGAAAAAAGCTTTTAACACTACACAAAACGTCAACTTAAAAATCGGTTACGGAGATATCAATGCATATGCAGTAGAGTTCTCGGTTGATTATGCTAAAAATGATTCCAATATTGTTTCTCCAAATGACGGTGATAAATACGGCTTTAATGTTGAACTTTTAAAAGCATTTAATTTTGATCTTTTTTTCAACCCTTTTGTTAAAGTGGGAATTGGTGCCGGTTCAATGGACGTAGAAAGAAGCTTGCAAACAAGCGTTACATACGGTTCTTTTAACTTCGGCGGAGGGGTGTTTATCCCAATAAACGAACACGTTGACATAGAGATTGGTTATCTTTATAAAACAATTACATATGAGAAGTTCAATCTTTTAGATGAGTTGCAAGATATAAGCTCAGATCAACAAAACAGCTATCTTGGCGTTAACTTTAGATTTTAG
- a CDS encoding UDP-N-acetylmuramoyl-L-alanyl-D-glutamate--2,6-diaminopimelate ligase, with translation MKIALPDHEYKYVTENSQECDSETAFVLTTQNEKYLQSAKDNGAHSIIKVEDIADVFGVNDIKIIGITGTNGKTTTASALYSFLLDLGYKVAMQGTRGLFINDEVIEGKTLTTPSVLNTYKHIYQAREMGCDFFIMEVSSHAIVQKRIEGLNFELKILTNITQDHLDYHKTLEEYIHVKNSFFQDEGKKLINKDEEKAKFNFRNAYTYGIENPATYKLMAYSLNEGSSGIIQHFQEIVPFTASLHGFFNLYNLMAAISAAHLLTGKKLEEIADVVDNFAGVSGRMEQVCELPNVIVDFAHTPDGMAQVLNALKEKELIVVFGAGGDRDRSKRPLMGRVASNLAKKIIVTTDNPRFEEPEAIVEDILSGIEDRSNVTVELNRKKAIEMALDMQEEDEVVVILGKGDENYQIIYDQKLPFDDREVVRELLNI, from the coding sequence TTGAAAATAGCTTTACCAGACCACGAATATAAATATGTAACTGAAAATTCTCAAGAGTGTGATTCTGAGACGGCTTTTGTTTTAACGACACAAAATGAAAAATATCTTCAAAGTGCCAAAGATAACGGTGCTCACTCAATCATCAAAGTTGAAGATATAGCAGATGTTTTCGGTGTGAATGATATTAAGATTATCGGTATCACGGGGACAAACGGTAAAACTACAACGGCAAGTGCTTTATACTCTTTTTTACTTGATTTAGGCTACAAAGTCGCAATGCAGGGAACACGTGGATTATTTATAAACGATGAAGTGATTGAAGGAAAAACACTTACTACACCTTCGGTATTAAATACTTATAAACATATTTATCAAGCACGTGAAATGGGATGTGATTTTTTTATTATGGAAGTAAGCTCTCACGCAATTGTTCAAAAGCGTATAGAGGGGCTTAATTTTGAGTTGAAAATCCTTACAAATATCACGCAAGATCATCTTGATTACCATAAGACGCTAGAAGAGTATATCCATGTAAAAAACAGCTTTTTCCAAGATGAGGGTAAAAAGCTAATAAACAAAGATGAAGAGAAAGCAAAATTCAATTTTAGAAATGCCTATACCTACGGGATAGAAAACCCGGCTACTTATAAACTGATGGCATACTCTTTAAATGAAGGCAGCAGCGGTATTATCCAACACTTTCAAGAGATTGTCCCTTTTACTGCATCGTTACATGGATTTTTCAATCTATATAATCTTATGGCAGCTATCTCGGCAGCGCATCTTTTAACGGGTAAAAAACTTGAAGAGATTGCAGATGTGGTGGACAATTTTGCTGGTGTGAGCGGTAGAATGGAACAGGTGTGTGAACTCCCTAACGTAATCGTGGATTTTGCTCATACTCCGGATGGTATGGCACAAGTGCTTAATGCTCTCAAAGAGAAAGAGCTTATTGTAGTATTTGGAGCGGGCGGAGATCGTGACAGAAGTAAAAGACCGCTTATGGGTCGTGTAGCATCTAACCTTGCGAAGAAGATTATCGTTACAACCGACAATCCCCGTTTTGAAGAACCTGAAGCTATTGTTGAAGATATTCTCTCGGGCATAGAAGACAGATCAAACGTAACAGTTGAATTAAACCGTAAAAAAGCGATTGAGATGGCTTTAGATATGCAAGAGGAAGATGAAGTTGTAGTAATTCTCGGAAAAGGTGATGAGAACTATCAGATCATCTATGATCAAAAACTACCGTTTGATGATAGAGAAGTGGTAAGAGAGCTTTTAAATATTTAA
- a CDS encoding NifU family protein: MIPFTDEELMEPVKAVIDKVRPSLALDGGDIDFITVKNGNVYVQLKGACVGCSSSGTTLKYGVERQLRMDIHPELCVVNVPFGMENDIDNL, from the coding sequence ATGATTCCATTTACAGATGAAGAACTGATGGAGCCCGTAAAAGCTGTTATAGATAAGGTACGACCATCTTTAGCACTTGATGGTGGTGATATCGATTTTATTACAGTAAAAAATGGGAATGTATATGTTCAATTAAAAGGTGCTTGTGTAGGTTGTTCTTCAAGTGGAACAACTTTAAAGTACGGAGTTGAGCGTCAATTAAGAATGGATATCCATCCAGAGTTATGTGTAGTAAACGTACCTTTTGGGATGGAGAATGACATAGATAATCTATAA